The DNA window CGGTGAAATCTCCAAAAAGAATGATGATCTCATGACCAAGCTGGCGCAATTCTTCCATGAACATAATGTTCTTTGCGTGACCAAGGTGAAGTGCTGTGAAAGTTGGATCAAAACCGATGTACATTTTCAACCTCTCCCCAGAGAGCAATCTTTCTATAAACTCTTTTTTTGTAGGTAAAATATCAACGACCGCACCTCGTGTAAATATTTCTTCTATTCTGGACTTGTCAGTTATAGTTTTCATAAAAATCCCTTTACTTACTAAACCTGAGGCGTTGTATTACTCTCCGTACTCTTTGGTTCAGCAAACTTGTGCCACTTTCCTACTACGAAGAATAGGTATACGAGCTCAAGAATACCGATAGTGTTGATGACTAGAAGAGCGATAAACCACCACTTCTCATCTCTACGAGCTGCATGCCACAAAGCATAACCTTTGAGGACAATAACGATAATTCCTATGATAACAGCTACTGCACCTAGGCCTATAACTGTTACTGGACTGACACTAAAAGACTGACCGTACCATGATTGCATCATAATGATAAATATAGGCTGATAATGAGTGTATTGTAGCATGGATTATGCTACGGGTTTTAGTTATATAAGACCACCGCACGAAGCTTTTGATCCCATATCAACTGCCATACCTTCACCCGAATAACCTTCATTGTCTATACAATAACTAGAACCTGGAGTGCTTAATTTTGCTGATACAGCATAACTTTTATCTTCTGCATAACAAGTTACCTTTGTATCCGTCATGTTTGAAATAATTGCTTGAATATTTTTATCTGCAAACATACCTGATGAACAATTATTTGCTGTAGAATAAGAATTATTATTGATAGAATAATAGATTTCAGCATTTGCTCTAATACTCATTATATTTGCCCTCGTTCTAGCATCTCGTCCTTTCTCACGAGCAGTATTGAGTGAAACTAATACAACAGAAGACAGAATTCCTACTATCATAATAATTGGAAGGATAGTAGCTATGATAATACCGACGATTAAACCTGCCTTATGTGATTGTGATGGATCTTTATAAACTACAACACTATGAGCAAACATGTCATGGACCGCTCGTTTCCTCTCGGTGAAACCTGCAACAATATAACCAATACCCAAAATAATACCTGATGCAAACTTTCCAACTGTCTCACGTAAAACAACTTTCTTTAAAGAAAGTTTTTTAAGATCATCTGATTTTACAGTTATTCCAACCAACATTTTTCCAAGAGTTGCACCCTTGTAATATGTCATCAAAGAAAAATATATCCATAACACCAGCAAAGGTACCGTGTAACCTATGAACTCATCCGCACCATTAGAAATTTTAATTCCTATTGAGGTAATAACCACTGCAACAACTATCTGTATAATAATAACTGGAATAATAAGAATGACCTGATCTACCATAAAAGCAACAAACCTAATCCAAAAACCTGCATATTTAGCTGGAGCTGTTGGTATATTTTGACCAATCCCCAAAGAAGAGAAAGCCTCGTTAATATCTGCCAAAGACCATCCCCCACCAGAAGTAGCTAGATTACTTTGTATTGTCTCCCTACTCAAACCTAGAGCCATCTGTTGCTT is part of the Candidatus Paceibacterota bacterium genome and encodes:
- a CDS encoding DUF5652 family protein; protein product: MMQSWYGQSFSVSPVTVIGLGAVAVIIGIIVIVLKGYALWHAARRDEKWWFIALLVINTIGILELVYLFFVVGKWHKFAEPKSTESNTTPQV
- a CDS encoding RDD family protein, whose translation is MANTQLLDYIKQQMALGLSRETIQSNLATSGGGWSLADINEAFSSLGIGQNIPTAPAKYAGFWIRFVAFMVDQVILIIPVIIIQIVVAVVITSIGIKISNGADEFIGYTVPLLVLWIYFSLMTYYKGATLGKMLVGITVKSDDLKKLSLKKVVLRETVGKFASGIILGIGYIVAGFTERKRAVHDMFAHSVVVYKDPSQSHKAGLIVGIIIATILPIIMIVGILSSVVLVSLNTAREKGRDARTRANIMSIRANAEIYYSINNNSYSTANNCSSGMFADKNIQAIISNMTDTKVTCYAEDKSYAVSAKLSTPGSSYCIDNEGYSGEGMAVDMGSKASCGGLI